The following coding sequences lie in one Tichowtungia aerotolerans genomic window:
- the nirB gene encoding nitrite reductase large subunit NirB, protein MIQKEKLVIVGNGMAAGKLVEEILSRSPEQYAITVIGDEPCGNYNRIKLVIKLKEPDLPDFFLNTPEWYADNGVEALLGQAVSVIDRAAKSVTLADGRIVSYDKLVLATGSHPFIPPMTGLDLPGVFALRKLEDVGHIRTFLKDKSHTIVLGGGLLGLELALMLRLIGKQVTVSHLMPSLMELQLPEEAGNYLKRHLEELGVNFVMGTYITDLLGSTAGVEEVRFKDGSSIKTDAVFFNCGIRPNKDLAEQAGLVFNKGIAVNDRLQTSDPFIYACGECIEFKGETWGLVAPVYEQSRTLAAVLCGEQVAYAPSAPVPARLKSDIPVISMGRFKPEPGDEVSHYTDPHGAVYKQLIIQDERIKGAVLVGEDLNADAIELHYSAKIPVPARRADLLFPGARAGDAIMDGSNIPDDAQVCDCNGVCAGKIRKAIANGSDTLYKVMLNTRAGTGCGNCKNKLKALLISEVGELREDPAEKYYAAGVPMDREELTAFIRANSLRSVSQVLHSVPNAVDDSKTRMALDYLLDYIWSSDYVLEEDSRCANDRYSGNIQKDGRFSVIPNMAGGQTTSAHLRAIADVADKYGALIKVTGADRIGLYSVDKTDLKNVWDELQMGSGHAFTKCFRACKACVGSTHCRFGLKDSLELGRVLGERYRGLRSPAKVKMGVSGCPRNCSEATIKDFGVVAVEGGWDIFIGGNGGAQVYVAQKIAQVKTDDEVIRIADRFYEYYCRNAKYGERSAHFIERVGLKTVVDAILHAPEEELCELETRFAQLRENYKDPWENLTDTMGAGMEPIQPETDDGFTQIALVEDMPPGTSQEIVISNHPVAVFHTRDDQWIATDGRCPHEQGPLIDCIIGNGRLTCPIHSYSFDIKTGACDNPDIDPLRIYTIEFRNGRVLVKPQIADIGRGVVK, encoded by the coding sequence ATGATACAAAAAGAAAAGCTGGTGATCGTAGGCAACGGAATGGCTGCGGGAAAACTAGTCGAAGAAATTTTAAGCCGCTCCCCGGAGCAATACGCCATCACCGTCATTGGCGATGAACCGTGCGGAAACTACAACCGCATCAAACTGGTCATAAAACTCAAAGAGCCGGATCTGCCGGATTTCTTTCTGAACACTCCGGAATGGTACGCAGACAACGGGGTCGAAGCGCTGCTCGGACAAGCGGTTTCAGTCATCGACCGCGCCGCAAAATCTGTGACGCTCGCAGACGGCCGGATCGTCTCCTACGACAAGCTGGTGCTGGCTACCGGTTCTCATCCGTTCATTCCGCCGATGACCGGCCTGGACCTGCCCGGCGTCTTCGCCCTGCGCAAACTGGAGGATGTCGGTCACATCCGAACTTTTCTGAAAGACAAAAGCCATACCATCGTGCTGGGCGGTGGCCTGCTGGGTCTGGAACTGGCGCTGATGCTGCGGCTGATTGGCAAGCAGGTGACCGTTTCGCACCTGATGCCGTCATTGATGGAGCTGCAGCTTCCCGAGGAGGCCGGCAACTATCTCAAGCGTCATCTCGAAGAGCTGGGCGTCAACTTTGTGATGGGCACCTACATCACGGATCTTCTCGGCTCGACGGCCGGGGTGGAGGAAGTCCGCTTTAAAGACGGATCGTCTATCAAAACCGACGCCGTCTTTTTCAACTGCGGCATCCGTCCGAACAAGGATTTGGCCGAGCAGGCCGGACTGGTCTTCAACAAAGGAATTGCGGTCAACGACCGTCTGCAGACCAGCGATCCGTTCATTTACGCTTGCGGCGAGTGCATCGAATTCAAAGGCGAGACGTGGGGACTCGTTGCGCCGGTCTATGAACAGTCCCGGACGCTGGCTGCTGTCCTGTGCGGCGAACAGGTCGCTTATGCCCCGTCGGCCCCTGTGCCCGCCCGCCTGAAATCCGACATCCCGGTTATCAGCATGGGACGTTTTAAACCCGAACCCGGCGATGAAGTTTCGCACTATACGGACCCGCACGGTGCGGTCTATAAACAGCTCATCATTCAGGACGAACGGATCAAAGGAGCGGTACTCGTTGGGGAGGACCTCAACGCGGATGCCATCGAACTGCATTACAGCGCCAAAATTCCCGTTCCCGCCCGCCGCGCCGACCTGCTCTTTCCCGGAGCCCGCGCCGGTGACGCCATCATGGACGGATCAAATATTCCGGATGACGCGCAGGTCTGCGACTGCAATGGTGTCTGCGCCGGAAAAATCCGCAAGGCCATCGCGAACGGCAGCGATACGCTCTATAAGGTAATGCTCAACACCCGGGCCGGCACCGGTTGCGGAAACTGCAAAAACAAGCTCAAGGCGCTTCTCATCTCCGAAGTGGGCGAGCTTCGGGAAGATCCGGCTGAAAAATATTATGCCGCCGGTGTCCCGATGGATCGTGAGGAACTCACTGCATTTATCCGCGCGAACAGCCTGCGCTCCGTGTCGCAGGTGCTGCATTCAGTGCCGAATGCAGTGGACGACTCCAAAACCCGCATGGCGCTCGACTATCTTCTGGATTACATCTGGAGCTCCGACTATGTCCTCGAAGAGGATTCGCGCTGTGCCAACGACCGTTACTCCGGAAATATTCAGAAGGACGGCCGCTTCAGCGTCATTCCCAACATGGCCGGAGGCCAGACGACCAGTGCTCATCTGCGGGCCATTGCTGACGTGGCCGACAAATACGGCGCACTCATCAAAGTCACCGGTGCCGATCGCATCGGACTCTATTCCGTCGATAAAACCGACCTGAAAAACGTCTGGGACGAGTTGCAGATGGGGTCCGGCCACGCCTTCACCAAATGCTTCCGTGCCTGCAAAGCCTGCGTGGGTTCCACCCACTGCCGCTTCGGGCTGAAAGACTCCCTTGAACTCGGCCGCGTACTCGGAGAACGCTATCGCGGACTGCGTTCACCCGCCAAAGTCAAAATGGGTGTTTCCGGCTGTCCGCGCAACTGCTCCGAAGCCACCATCAAAGATTTCGGCGTGGTCGCCGTTGAAGGTGGATGGGATATTTTCATCGGCGGCAACGGCGGCGCTCAGGTGTACGTCGCGCAGAAAATCGCGCAGGTCAAAACCGACGACGAAGTGATCCGTATCGCCGACCGTTTCTACGAATATTACTGCCGGAACGCCAAATACGGAGAACGCAGTGCTCATTTTATCGAGCGGGTCGGTCTTAAAACCGTTGTCGATGCCATCCTCCACGCACCGGAAGAAGAACTGTGCGAGCTCGAAACCCGTTTTGCACAGCTTCGCGAAAACTACAAGGATCCGTGGGAGAATCTCACAGACACAATGGGAGCAGGTATGGAACCGATCCAACCGGAAACCGATGATGGATTTACACAAATCGCGCTCGTCGAAGACATGCCGCCCGGCACGTCACAGGAAATCGTGATCAGCAATCATCCGGTCGCGGTCTTTCATACCCGCGACGACCAGTGGATCGCCACCGACGGACGCTGTCCCCATGAGCAGGGTCCGCTGATCGACTGCATCATCGGTAACGGCCGTCTCACCTGTCCCATCCACAGCTATTCCTTTGATATTAAAACAGGCGCCTGTGACAACCCCGACATTGATCCGCTCAGAATCTATACCATCGAGTTTCGAAATGGCCGGGTTCTGGTGAAGCCGCAAATCGCCGACATAGGAAGAGGGGTTGTGAAATGA
- the hcp gene encoding hydroxylamine reductase, with product MFCYQCEQTAQCSGCTSFGVCGKDPETAALQDLLVDVCKQIAVKAQAGGRSREADLFVMEGLFTTVTNVNFDPDDIAMVIRRGAKLCDFEPAADMDGLVKQGEAVGIESRKNTLGDDITGLQELILYGLKGMAAYADHAYILGKEDDSVFAFFHEALASLKQDTPTVDALFSLAMKVGEVNLTVMGLLDEANTGTYGHPVPTPVNINAVKGKAILISGHDLKDLALLLEQTEGKGINIYTHGEMLPCHGYPELKKYKHLVGNYGGAWQDQRAEFEAFPGAILMTTNCIQKPKENYKARIFTCGLVQWPGVQHIDNGDFSPVIEAALEAPGFPETEPEKNIMVGFGHNAVMSVAPTVIDAVKSGALKHFFLIGGCDGAKSGRNYYTDFAEAVPDDCAILTLACGKYRFNKLEFGEIGGIPRLLDIGQCNDAFSAIQIAIALAGAFDCGVNDLPLSMILSWYEQKAICILLTLLHLGIKDIKVGPSLPAFITPPVLNVLVEKFNIAPTTTAEADLAQCLGN from the coding sequence GCCGTGAAGCCGACCTGTTTGTGATGGAAGGGCTTTTCACCACTGTTACCAATGTGAACTTTGATCCGGATGATATTGCAATGGTGATCCGCCGCGGCGCGAAGCTGTGCGACTTTGAACCCGCTGCCGACATGGATGGTCTGGTGAAACAGGGCGAGGCCGTTGGTATTGAAAGCCGCAAGAACACCCTCGGCGATGATATTACCGGTCTGCAGGAACTGATTCTGTACGGTCTCAAAGGGATGGCCGCTTATGCCGATCACGCCTACATCCTCGGCAAGGAAGACGACTCTGTGTTCGCGTTTTTCCACGAAGCACTGGCCTCACTCAAACAGGATACTCCGACCGTTGACGCGCTGTTCAGCCTCGCCATGAAAGTGGGTGAAGTCAACCTGACCGTCATGGGTCTGCTCGACGAAGCCAACACCGGCACCTACGGCCATCCCGTACCGACTCCGGTCAATATCAACGCGGTTAAAGGCAAAGCCATTCTGATTTCCGGCCACGACCTCAAAGATCTGGCCCTGCTGCTGGAGCAGACCGAAGGCAAAGGCATTAACATCTACACCCACGGTGAAATGCTCCCGTGCCACGGCTATCCGGAACTGAAAAAATACAAGCACCTCGTCGGTAACTACGGCGGTGCCTGGCAGGATCAGCGCGCTGAATTCGAGGCCTTCCCCGGTGCGATTCTGATGACCACCAACTGCATCCAGAAGCCGAAGGAAAACTACAAAGCCCGCATTTTCACCTGCGGTCTTGTCCAGTGGCCCGGCGTACAGCACATCGATAACGGCGATTTCTCACCGGTCATCGAAGCCGCGCTGGAAGCCCCCGGATTCCCGGAAACCGAGCCCGAAAAAAACATCATGGTCGGCTTCGGTCATAATGCGGTAATGAGCGTGGCCCCGACGGTTATCGACGCGGTGAAAAGCGGAGCGCTCAAGCACTTCTTCCTGATCGGTGGATGCGACGGCGCCAAGAGCGGACGCAACTATTACACCGACTTCGCAGAAGCTGTGCCGGACGACTGCGCAATCCTCACGCTGGCCTGTGGAAAATACCGTTTCAACAAGCTGGAGTTCGGCGAGATCGGCGGCATTCCGCGCCTGCTCGACATCGGGCAGTGCAACGACGCCTTCAGTGCCATCCAGATTGCCATCGCACTGGCCGGCGCCTTTGACTGCGGCGTCAACGATCTGCCGCTGTCGATGATCCTGTCGTGGTACGAGCAGAAAGCCATCTGCATCCTGCTGACGCTGCTGCACCTCGGCATCAAAGACATCAAAGTCGGACCGAGCCTGCCAGCGTTCATTACGCCTCCTGTGCTCAACGTGCTGGTTGAGAAATTCAACATCGCACCGACCACCACTGCCGAAGCCGACCTGGCGCAGTGTCTGGGCAACTAA
- a CDS encoding formate/nitrite transporter family protein produces the protein MYQESVDAAVQLGVKKTVFLKNNPLGYFIASMLAGLYVGLGTILIFSVGAPFDQADSPAVKLVMGVSFAIALTLVVFAGSELFTGNTMYLTFSGLARKTRIRDLLNIWTVSWIGNLLGSLALAWLVVFSGSIDHAFPMIGKVTAAKMSVEPGALVARGLLCNLLVCLALWTAGRTRSDAAKIMLIGLCLFAFIGSGFEHSIANMSLLAMGLFAHAGDGINWGGYFYNLLWVTFGNILGGAVVLAGAYHLASRNR, from the coding sequence ATGTATCAGGAATCCGTTGACGCAGCTGTCCAGCTCGGTGTGAAAAAGACGGTTTTTTTGAAGAACAATCCACTGGGTTACTTTATCGCCTCTATGCTGGCGGGCCTCTATGTGGGCCTCGGCACTATTCTGATTTTTTCGGTCGGAGCACCGTTCGATCAGGCGGACAGTCCGGCGGTTAAACTGGTGATGGGGGTCTCGTTCGCAATCGCCTTAACGCTGGTGGTCTTTGCTGGATCGGAACTGTTTACGGGAAATACCATGTATCTGACGTTTTCCGGTCTGGCCCGGAAGACCCGCATCCGTGACCTGCTGAACATCTGGACGGTTTCATGGATCGGGAACCTCCTCGGTTCGCTGGCATTGGCCTGGCTGGTGGTGTTTTCCGGCAGTATCGATCATGCGTTTCCAATGATTGGAAAAGTGACCGCGGCCAAAATGAGTGTGGAACCCGGTGCCCTGGTCGCGCGCGGCCTGCTGTGCAACCTGCTGGTCTGTCTGGCGCTTTGGACTGCAGGGCGCACGCGTTCAGACGCTGCGAAAATCATGCTGATCGGACTTTGCCTGTTTGCATTTATCGGATCCGGCTTTGAGCACAGCATCGCCAATATGTCCCTGTTGGCCATGGGGTTATTTGCCCATGCGGGCGATGGCATCAACTGGGGCGGATATTTTTACAACCTGCTCTGGGTTACGTTCGGGAACATTCTCGGCGGCGCAGTGGTGCTGGCCGGGGCATATCATTTGGCATCACGAAACCGCTGA
- a CDS encoding DUF488 domain-containing protein, with amino-acid sequence MKIKIKRIYEEASAADGWRVLVDRLWPRGVRREEAQLDEWAKEVTPSDALRKWYGHDPGKWDEFSKKYRAELEEKTDELTKLLESCPEKTMTLLFAAKDETHSHAVVLKEVLDEQLKQ; translated from the coding sequence ATGAAGATCAAAATCAAACGTATTTACGAGGAGGCGTCTGCCGCGGACGGCTGGCGCGTTCTCGTAGACCGTCTTTGGCCGCGCGGGGTGCGCCGGGAGGAGGCGCAGCTGGATGAGTGGGCCAAAGAGGTTACGCCGAGCGATGCCCTGCGCAAATGGTACGGCCACGATCCCGGGAAATGGGACGAATTCAGCAAAAAGTATCGCGCGGAACTCGAAGAAAAAACGGATGAGCTTACGAAGCTGCTTGAAAGCTGCCCGGAAAAAACGATGACACTGCTGTTTGCGGCCAAAGACGAGACGCACAGCCATGCGGTGGTTCTCAAAGAAGTACTGGACGAACAGTTGAAACAATAA
- a CDS encoding class I SAM-dependent methyltransferase produces the protein MTPLSRRWERPEVVATLSATSPNDKLMQFAEKELGRSIDPCLLDIGCGAGCNAVPLAGRGWNVLGLDLSDPMLEAARRRAQQEGLTERLRFQSASMDRLPLADQSFDFIVAHGIWNLARSVAEFRTAVSEAARVARPGAPLFVFTFSRNTLPEDAEPVLGEQFVFTQFAGEPQCFLTEAQLVEELEAVGFIREPGESITEYNRRKCGELQSGGAPVLYEGIFRRC, from the coding sequence ATGACACCTCTGTCCCGGAGGTGGGAACGGCCGGAGGTGGTGGCTACACTCTCTGCGACATCGCCGAATGATAAACTGATGCAGTTTGCGGAGAAGGAGCTCGGTCGAAGCATTGATCCGTGTTTGCTCGATATCGGCTGCGGAGCAGGGTGTAACGCCGTTCCGCTGGCAGGCCGCGGCTGGAATGTACTTGGGCTTGACCTGTCGGATCCCATGCTCGAAGCGGCGCGGCGGCGTGCACAGCAGGAGGGTCTGACCGAACGCCTTCGGTTTCAATCGGCTTCTATGGATCGGCTGCCTCTGGCGGATCAGAGCTTCGATTTTATTGTGGCTCACGGGATCTGGAACCTGGCCCGTTCCGTCGCTGAGTTTCGGACGGCGGTCAGCGAGGCCGCGCGCGTCGCGCGACCGGGAGCGCCGCTTTTTGTGTTTACGTTCTCCCGCAACACACTGCCGGAGGATGCGGAGCCTGTTTTGGGAGAGCAGTTTGTGTTTACCCAGTTTGCCGGCGAACCGCAGTGTTTTTTAACGGAAGCGCAGCTGGTTGAAGAGTTGGAGGCTGTCGGGTTTATCCGGGAGCCGGGCGAATCGATAACCGAATATAATCGGAGAAAATGCGGTGAATTGCAGTCCGGCGGCGCTCCGGTTCTGTATGAGGGAATTTTCAGGAGATGTTAA
- a CDS encoding LPP20 family lipoprotein, whose translation MKQGILSLALLLAGCATAPNDRPAWLLKPQELYPQAQYLVAIGEGDTRRAAENNASAGLARIFESAIQANESLSETATETKKSLSRISELKTQVQIGSSQNLLNIQFGETFTDHNGRVHIAALLPRPETSAIYRRRIAENSSDVQLLTDLSNQAPGPVGAYAFRRAAVRKALENDRMLAQLDIINPGAQNRFSLGYDPQTLYAETAAAAQKITFSVELSGDAGDALREALTGMGFSEVNPAVLTFSGNVDIQPTDLHRDTLVFVRYRYQIEARDRKQNLILSINDSRREGHINFEQATLRAQRSLRTSITSEIPRRLGETLDRLASPEE comes from the coding sequence ATGAAACAGGGCATATTGAGCCTAGCTCTCCTGCTGGCCGGATGCGCCACCGCTCCGAATGATCGGCCGGCCTGGCTGCTGAAACCGCAGGAACTTTATCCGCAGGCTCAATATCTGGTCGCGATCGGCGAAGGTGATACGCGCCGTGCAGCTGAAAACAATGCGAGCGCCGGCCTTGCCCGCATTTTTGAATCCGCGATTCAGGCAAATGAGTCTCTTTCTGAAACCGCCACAGAGACCAAAAAATCTCTGTCCCGGATCAGTGAACTTAAAACCCAGGTTCAAATCGGATCCAGCCAGAACCTGCTGAATATCCAGTTTGGAGAAACCTTCACGGATCACAACGGCCGGGTTCATATCGCGGCCCTGCTTCCGCGCCCGGAAACCTCAGCAATCTATCGCCGGCGAATCGCTGAAAACAGTTCCGATGTTCAGTTGCTGACCGACCTGAGCAACCAGGCCCCGGGTCCCGTTGGAGCGTACGCCTTCCGGCGTGCCGCCGTACGCAAAGCGCTGGAAAACGACCGAATGCTCGCGCAGCTCGACATCATCAATCCCGGTGCGCAAAACCGGTTTTCATTGGGATATGATCCGCAAACGCTCTATGCAGAAACCGCTGCCGCCGCGCAGAAAATAACATTCTCTGTTGAACTGTCCGGCGATGCTGGGGATGCCCTGCGCGAAGCGCTGACCGGCATGGGATTTTCTGAGGTAAATCCGGCCGTTTTGACTTTTTCCGGAAATGTCGATATTCAACCAACAGACCTGCACCGCGATACACTGGTTTTTGTTCGCTATCGCTATCAGATTGAAGCCCGCGACCGGAAACAAAACCTGATTCTATCGATCAATGACTCACGCCGGGAAGGACACATCAATTTTGAGCAGGCAACTCTTCGCGCACAGCGGAGTCTGCGAACATCCATCACCTCCGAGATTCCGCGCAGACTCGGCGAAACACTGGATCGTCTGGCTTCTCCAGAAGAATGA